From one Synechococcus sp. WH 8016 genomic stretch:
- the coaE gene encoding dephospho-CoA kinase (Dephospho-CoA kinase (CoaE) performs the final step in coenzyme A biosynthesis.) codes for MKPFPLSERQRWKGRQRRIGLTGGIASGKSSVGHFLEQQGIAVLDADLYAHEALAPGTTATRAVLERYGAKVESEFHEGLDRAALGAIVFSDPQERTWLEAQLHPLVRQRFDQELETHVGESVVALMIPLLFETGLESLCSEVWVVYCSPTQQRQRLITRNQLSLEEAEQRIRAQWPIDRKIELADSVIKNGGFPQSWTSQVRELLYETPPLE; via the coding sequence CGGTGGCATTGCCAGTGGCAAAAGCAGCGTGGGGCATTTTCTAGAACAACAGGGCATTGCCGTTCTGGATGCAGATCTCTATGCCCATGAAGCGTTGGCTCCGGGCACTACGGCGACTCGTGCGGTGCTGGAGCGCTATGGCGCCAAAGTAGAGAGCGAGTTCCATGAAGGCCTCGACCGTGCGGCACTCGGCGCAATTGTGTTCAGTGATCCACAAGAGCGAACTTGGCTGGAAGCTCAACTACATCCGTTGGTACGACAACGTTTCGACCAGGAGCTGGAGACGCATGTCGGCGAGAGTGTCGTGGCATTGATGATCCCTCTGCTATTTGAAACTGGGTTGGAGAGTCTTTGTTCTGAAGTCTGGGTGGTGTACTGCTCGCCAACCCAGCAAAGACAACGACTAATAACCCGTAATCAGCTCTCTCTTGAGGAGGCCGAGCAACGGATCAGAGCCCAATGGCCGATAGATCGCAAGATTGAACTTGCTGACTCTGTCATTAAAAATGGGGGATTTCCGCAGAGCTGGACGTCACAGGTCCGTGAGCTGCTTTATGAAACGCCACCACTTGAATGA
- the gatB gene encoding Asp-tRNA(Asn)/Glu-tRNA(Gln) amidotransferase subunit GatB, with the protein MAAPAATELAWEAVIGLETHVQLGTNSKIFTSASTAYGDDPNTHIDPVVCGLPGTLPVLNQKVLEYAVKAAMALNLNIAEHSKFDRKQYFYPDLPKNYQISQFDEPIAEEGWIEVEVAEKGKDTYLKKIGIERLHMEEDAGKLVHAGSDRLAGSTHSLVDYNRAGVALAEIVSKPDLRNGREAAEYASEIRRIMRYLGVSDGNMQEGSLRCDVNISVRRGPDAPFGTKVEIKNMNSFSAIQKACEYEIQRQIKAYETGEPIVQETRLWDESKQLTKSMRSKEGASDYRYFPDPDLGPIEVSIDQREAWRSELPELPSAKRHRYANALGLSQYDARVLTDERSMAQYFETVVAAGADAKLSANWITGDIAAYVNSNRLNFDALAFRPEQLAEMVKLIDSGKISGKIAKEILPELLEKGGSPKAIVDERGLGMISDPAAITAIVEELLAAHPDEVEAFRGGKNKLQGFFVGQLMKKTGGKADPKLANQILSMKLKG; encoded by the coding sequence ATGGCGGCACCTGCAGCAACGGAACTGGCTTGGGAGGCCGTGATCGGTCTTGAGACCCACGTGCAGCTGGGCACCAACAGCAAGATTTTCACGTCTGCTTCCACGGCTTATGGGGATGACCCCAACACCCATATCGATCCCGTGGTATGTGGCTTGCCAGGCACGCTTCCGGTTTTGAATCAAAAGGTGCTCGAGTACGCCGTTAAGGCGGCGATGGCGCTGAATCTCAACATTGCCGAACACAGCAAATTCGATCGCAAGCAATATTTTTATCCAGATCTGCCGAAGAACTACCAGATCTCCCAATTCGATGAGCCGATTGCAGAAGAGGGTTGGATCGAGGTGGAAGTTGCTGAGAAAGGCAAAGACACCTACCTGAAAAAGATCGGGATCGAGCGCCTGCATATGGAGGAGGATGCTGGCAAGTTGGTGCATGCAGGAAGCGATCGCCTGGCGGGCTCGACCCATTCGCTTGTGGACTACAACCGAGCGGGTGTAGCCCTCGCGGAGATTGTGAGCAAGCCCGATTTGCGCAACGGTCGGGAAGCGGCGGAATACGCCTCTGAGATCCGCCGGATCATGCGCTATTTGGGTGTGAGCGATGGAAACATGCAGGAGGGCTCCCTGCGCTGTGACGTCAATATCTCCGTGCGTCGGGGTCCCGATGCTCCCTTTGGCACGAAGGTGGAGATCAAGAACATGAACTCGTTTTCTGCCATTCAGAAGGCTTGCGAATACGAGATTCAGCGGCAGATCAAGGCCTATGAGACTGGCGAGCCGATCGTTCAGGAAACGCGTCTTTGGGATGAGAGCAAACAGCTCACCAAGAGCATGCGAAGCAAGGAGGGAGCAAGCGATTACCGCTATTTCCCCGATCCGGATCTTGGTCCGATTGAGGTGAGCATTGATCAGCGCGAAGCCTGGAGGAGTGAACTGCCTGAGCTGCCATCGGCTAAGCGCCATCGTTACGCCAATGCCCTTGGGCTGTCTCAGTACGACGCGCGCGTGCTGACCGACGAACGTTCGATGGCGCAGTATTTCGAAACCGTTGTAGCCGCCGGCGCAGACGCCAAGTTGTCAGCGAATTGGATTACGGGTGATATTGCCGCTTACGTCAACAGCAATCGCCTGAACTTCGATGCCTTGGCCTTTCGCCCTGAACAGCTCGCCGAGATGGTCAAGCTGATTGATAGCGGCAAGATCAGCGGCAAGATCGCCAAGGAGATTCTCCCCGAGCTTCTTGAGAAGGGTGGTTCTCCTAAAGCGATTGTGGATGAACGTGGACTGGGGATGATCAGCGATCCTGCGGCCATCACTGCGATCGTGGAAGAGCTTCTTGCTGCTCATCCTGATGAGGTGGAGGCATTCCGTGGTGGAAAAAATAAACTACAGGGCTTCTTTGTGGGGCAGCTGATGAAGAAAACTGGCGGTAAAGCTGATCCCAAATTGGCCAATCAGATCCTCAGCATGAAACTCAAGGGATAG
- the thiO gene encoding glycine oxidase ThiO, whose protein sequence is MSNEQVLILGGGLMGLAIAHQLARRGRCVTVLSRRRNEAAGFVAAGMLAPHAEGLRGELLQLGQLSLERIPRWVAQIEADSGLPCGLRATGIVVPFLDAKERDCYPTAAFGEALNRERLEQLLPGIAPAWQAGLLFDQDGQIDNRRQLMRSLESACVDRGVNFQEGVEVLDVLQRDGRLHGVQTRDSEGQLATLECTTAVLCSGAWSAQLLPELPVFPVKGQMVSLQTPRGALKHVIFGPGTYLVPREDGLVVVGATSEPEAGFKEGLTPQGQQHLNQGIAALLPEAVNWPPMERWWGFRPCTPDEGPLLGEGPIKGLWLACGHHRNGVLLAAITTELLADAITGHATTCEAKELLNAFRWDRFRDDMIQNKAPEKSSRGQAGLQPIKRKSDQPSTRQP, encoded by the coding sequence ATGAGCAATGAGCAAGTGCTGATCCTCGGCGGCGGACTGATGGGCCTCGCCATCGCCCATCAGCTGGCCCGGCGCGGCCGTTGCGTCACCGTGCTGAGCCGACGGCGGAACGAAGCCGCCGGTTTTGTCGCCGCTGGGATGCTGGCCCCCCATGCCGAAGGATTGCGTGGCGAACTGTTGCAACTTGGCCAGCTGAGCCTGGAGCGCATTCCCCGCTGGGTGGCGCAGATTGAAGCCGATAGTGGACTTCCCTGCGGGCTGCGCGCCACGGGGATTGTGGTGCCCTTTCTTGATGCAAAAGAACGAGATTGTTATCCGACGGCCGCCTTTGGCGAAGCCCTGAATCGAGAACGGCTTGAACAACTGCTACCAGGGATCGCACCGGCCTGGCAGGCCGGCCTGCTCTTTGACCAAGACGGGCAAATTGACAATCGCCGTCAACTCATGCGCTCCTTAGAGAGTGCCTGCGTTGACAGGGGCGTGAATTTTCAGGAAGGAGTGGAGGTTCTCGACGTCCTGCAACGAGATGGTCGCCTCCATGGTGTGCAAACCCGTGATTCCGAAGGTCAGCTGGCAACTCTGGAATGCACGACAGCCGTTCTGTGCAGCGGGGCATGGAGTGCTCAACTTCTTCCTGAATTGCCGGTCTTTCCAGTGAAGGGGCAGATGGTGTCACTCCAAACCCCTCGCGGCGCCCTTAAACACGTCATTTTCGGGCCGGGCACCTATCTCGTCCCACGCGAGGATGGTCTGGTGGTTGTAGGAGCCACCTCAGAGCCCGAAGCCGGCTTCAAGGAAGGGTTAACGCCTCAAGGGCAGCAACATCTCAACCAGGGGATCGCCGCGCTGCTTCCAGAAGCGGTGAACTGGCCACCGATGGAGCGTTGGTGGGGCTTTCGTCCCTGCACACCAGACGAAGGGCCTCTACTGGGAGAAGGGCCCATCAAGGGGCTATGGCTGGCCTGCGGCCATCACCGCAATGGCGTATTGCTCGCAGCAATCACGACAGAGTTGTTGGCTGACGCCATCACTGGTCATGCCACAACTTGTGAAGCCAAGGAGCTGCTCAACGCATTCCGTTGGGACCGGTTCAGGGACGACATGATCCAAAACAAAGCCCCCGAGAAGTCATCCCGAGGGCAAGCAGGGTTGCAACCTATAAAAAGAAAAAGCGATCAGCCTTCGACGCGCCAGCCTTGA
- the ndk gene encoding nucleoside-diphosphate kinase has protein sequence MAAERSFIAIKPDGVQRGLVGEILGRFERKGFKLVGLKQLTPSRELAEQHYGVHKERPFFAGLVDFITSGPVVAMVWEGDGVITSARKMIGATKPLEAEPGTIRGDLAVNIGRNVIHGSDAAETAQFEIGLWFQPSELSDWTPSDQGWRVEG, from the coding sequence ATGGCTGCCGAACGCTCTTTTATTGCCATCAAGCCCGACGGCGTTCAACGCGGTCTTGTGGGCGAGATCCTGGGTCGCTTTGAGCGCAAGGGCTTCAAGTTGGTGGGCCTAAAACAGCTCACCCCAAGCCGTGAGCTGGCTGAACAGCACTACGGCGTGCACAAAGAGCGCCCCTTCTTTGCTGGTTTGGTGGACTTCATCACTTCAGGCCCTGTGGTGGCCATGGTGTGGGAGGGCGATGGTGTGATCACCAGCGCGCGCAAAATGATCGGTGCCACGAAGCCTTTGGAGGCTGAGCCCGGCACCATTCGTGGAGATTTGGCCGTCAATATCGGCCGCAATGTGATTCACGGCTCCGATGCAGCAGAAACAGCTCAGTTTGAGATTGGGCTTTGGTTCCAGCCCTCCGAATTGAGCGATTGGACTCCGTCCGATCAAGGCTGGCGCGTCGAAGGCTGA
- the speA gene encoding biosynthetic arginine decarboxylase → MSVPMVLADSITWTGSDSAQLYGLERWGDPYFSINPRGHVSVQPRGARGGSLDLMELVAGLQDRSLGLPLLIRFDDILEDRLERLHAAFERAITRYDYEGRYQGVFPVKCNQQRHVVEELVTCGRRWHFGLEAGSKAELLIALSLMDDPEALLICNGYKDQRYIETAILARRLGRRPVVVIEQPDEVQRIIDASQELGAAPLIGIRARLSSRSTGRWGSSVGDKAKFGLPAPEIIGAVEALRDANLLSELRLLHFHVGSQINDIAVVKDALQEASRLYVELHALGAPMGYLDVGGGLGIDYDGSRTATAASTNYSLQNYANDVVATVKEGCEPNNVPVPTLVSESGRAIASHFSVLVFNVLGSGGLQQPVPPVEQDEPLIVRNLRETFQGIEALPIDTAADPSRLQEAWNDALKFKEDALAAFRLGYLSLKERSMAEQLTWACARALLDRLSDQAKLPDDLKTLPAVLAETYYANLSIFRSAPDTWAIQQLFPLMPLHRLNEQPTRLGHFADLTCDSDGKLNRFINDGQNKPLLELHPLKPSEPYLIGMFLGGAYQEVMGNLHNLFGSTDSAHIRLAPGGDYQVDHVVRGDTNADVLAMMEHDPNQLLERLRMASEKAISSGQLRISEARRLMDHLEISLRQSTYLQG, encoded by the coding sequence ATGTCCGTTCCCATGGTGCTCGCCGACTCCATCACCTGGACGGGGAGCGATAGCGCCCAGCTTTATGGGCTGGAACGCTGGGGTGATCCTTACTTCTCGATCAACCCACGCGGGCATGTGAGCGTGCAACCACGGGGAGCCCGGGGCGGAAGTTTGGATCTGATGGAACTGGTGGCTGGTCTGCAGGACCGCAGCCTGGGCCTGCCCCTCCTGATTCGCTTCGACGACATCCTGGAAGACAGGCTGGAACGCCTGCACGCTGCATTTGAACGAGCGATTACCCGCTACGACTACGAGGGCCGCTACCAAGGCGTCTTCCCGGTGAAGTGCAACCAACAGCGTCACGTGGTGGAAGAGCTGGTGACCTGCGGGAGGCGTTGGCATTTTGGCCTAGAGGCAGGCAGCAAAGCCGAACTCCTGATCGCCCTCTCTTTGATGGATGATCCTGAGGCCCTTCTGATCTGCAACGGCTACAAAGATCAGCGCTACATCGAGACCGCAATCTTGGCCAGACGGCTTGGCCGAAGGCCCGTTGTGGTGATCGAACAACCGGACGAAGTGCAGCGCATCATCGATGCCAGCCAGGAGCTTGGGGCCGCACCACTCATTGGCATTCGTGCGCGTCTCTCCAGCCGAAGCACAGGGCGTTGGGGTAGCTCCGTGGGGGACAAGGCGAAATTTGGGCTACCCGCTCCCGAAATCATCGGCGCCGTTGAGGCCCTGCGAGACGCCAACCTGCTCAGCGAGCTGCGCCTTCTGCATTTCCATGTCGGCAGCCAAATCAACGACATCGCCGTCGTGAAAGATGCCTTGCAGGAGGCCTCTCGTCTGTACGTGGAGCTTCATGCCCTTGGGGCCCCGATGGGCTACCTGGATGTCGGCGGTGGTCTTGGGATCGACTACGACGGCAGTCGCACCGCCACGGCAGCCTCAACCAACTATTCCCTGCAGAACTACGCCAACGACGTTGTCGCAACGGTGAAAGAGGGGTGCGAACCCAACAATGTTCCGGTACCAACGCTCGTTAGCGAAAGCGGTCGAGCGATTGCGAGCCATTTCTCAGTGCTGGTGTTCAACGTTCTCGGTAGCGGTGGCCTGCAACAACCGGTACCGCCGGTTGAACAGGATGAACCGCTGATCGTTCGCAACCTGCGCGAAACCTTTCAAGGCATCGAAGCCTTGCCGATCGACACCGCTGCAGACCCATCTCGCCTGCAGGAAGCCTGGAACGATGCGCTCAAATTCAAAGAGGATGCCTTGGCCGCCTTTCGACTCGGCTACTTGAGTTTGAAAGAGCGCAGCATGGCGGAACAACTCACCTGGGCATGCGCCAGGGCCTTGCTCGACCGCCTGTCCGATCAAGCAAAACTGCCCGACGACCTCAAAACCCTTCCAGCGGTCTTAGCGGAAACCTATTACGCCAATCTTTCGATCTTCCGCTCCGCACCAGACACCTGGGCCATCCAGCAACTTTTCCCACTGATGCCGCTGCATCGTCTCAACGAACAACCCACACGGCTCGGGCATTTCGCCGATTTAACCTGCGATTCCGATGGCAAGCTGAACCGATTCATCAACGACGGCCAGAACAAGCCCCTGCTCGAGCTTCATCCCCTCAAGCCAAGTGAGCCCTATCTGATCGGGATGTTTCTCGGTGGCGCCTATCAAGAGGTGATGGGCAATCTGCACAACTTGTTCGGAAGCACCGATTCCGCTCATATCCGCCTAGCCCCTGGCGGCGACTACCAAGTGGACCATGTCGTTCGTGGCGACACGAACGCCGACGTGCTGGCGATGATGGAACATGACCCAAATCAGCTCCTGGAACGGTTGCGCATGGCCAGCGAAAAAGCCATCAGCAGCGGACAGCTACGCATCAGCGAAGCAAGGCGCTTGATGGATCACCTGGAAATCAGTTTGCGCCAAAGCACCTATCTACAAGGCTGA
- a CDS encoding mechanosensitive ion channel family protein — protein MEPLTRVVALGAILVTAKYFQKKFKLPPVPIRLPTIALLATLINAYLPNAIEASVNSNWKNAGIELTQSYAYLQITVWIGLDLPSKIRWWPKPAKILTDLFKLTAGAVITLIILDRAANINVVGLVTTSAVLTAVIGLAAQEALKDLFAGIMLRIECPFSEGDYLEASDTCNGWVEALTLLSTHMRDEYGGLITLPNNLVWQHKMRKLPPAGPACREIYIDLDREFPPNEATELLTKIAINCNLVLDNPPPQAIVYSYNNHAVTYELEVWQKDPSDVGYDEVRGELLGQLWYALERIGQRIPYSVQEFKKRHGPSEPEVILEQSLETKIKVISLNPLFQELDDNEISSIAELSRLIRFSKNEHIVSEDETGHTLYQIVRGTVAILKKGKDGEQQEITQLSEPAFFGEMSVFNEEPRSATVKALCECILLEIEQDDLRPTLENKPKTVEKLATIINERRSALSNMNPKTTTKKMNELLRKMRSIFL, from the coding sequence ATGGAACCATTGACAAGAGTCGTCGCTCTAGGAGCCATCCTTGTTACAGCAAAATATTTTCAGAAGAAATTCAAGCTACCGCCTGTCCCAATACGACTACCAACGATTGCATTATTAGCCACATTAATCAATGCCTATCTACCTAATGCTATAGAAGCAAGTGTAAACTCAAACTGGAAGAATGCAGGCATAGAGCTCACGCAAAGCTATGCTTATTTGCAAATCACTGTATGGATAGGCCTAGACCTTCCAAGCAAAATAAGATGGTGGCCAAAGCCAGCAAAAATACTAACAGACCTCTTTAAATTAACAGCTGGAGCTGTTATCACACTCATCATCTTAGACAGGGCCGCGAATATCAATGTCGTGGGATTAGTCACCACATCGGCTGTTCTAACCGCCGTCATCGGCTTAGCCGCCCAGGAGGCATTGAAAGATTTATTCGCGGGAATCATGCTGCGTATTGAGTGCCCCTTTTCAGAGGGGGACTATCTAGAGGCCAGCGACACATGCAATGGCTGGGTCGAAGCATTAACACTACTAAGCACACACATGCGAGACGAATATGGCGGACTAATCACACTACCCAACAATTTAGTTTGGCAGCATAAAATGCGAAAACTTCCACCCGCTGGACCGGCATGCAGGGAAATTTATATTGACCTTGACCGAGAATTTCCGCCCAATGAAGCCACAGAACTTCTCACAAAAATTGCGATTAATTGCAATCTAGTCCTCGACAATCCTCCCCCCCAAGCCATCGTTTATTCCTACAACAATCACGCTGTTACCTACGAGCTAGAGGTTTGGCAAAAAGATCCATCAGATGTTGGCTATGACGAAGTCAGAGGAGAATTACTTGGGCAACTATGGTATGCCCTTGAACGCATTGGGCAGCGGATTCCCTACAGCGTGCAGGAATTCAAAAAACGGCATGGCCCGTCAGAACCTGAGGTCATCCTTGAACAAAGCCTCGAAACCAAAATTAAGGTCATATCGCTGAATCCATTATTTCAAGAGCTGGACGACAATGAAATCAGCAGCATTGCCGAGCTTTCAAGATTAATACGATTCAGCAAAAACGAACACATTGTCTCGGAGGACGAGACTGGGCATACTCTTTACCAAATTGTTCGAGGAACGGTTGCCATCCTAAAAAAAGGGAAAGATGGAGAGCAACAAGAAATCACACAATTAAGTGAGCCAGCATTCTTTGGCGAAATGAGCGTCTTCAATGAAGAGCCAAGAAGCGCAACCGTCAAAGCCCTATGCGAATGTATTTTATTAGAAATTGAACAAGATGACTTAAGGCCAACATTAGAAAACAAACCAAAGACCGTAGAGAAACTCGCCACCATCATCAACGAGCGCAGATCGGCTCTTTCAAACATGAACCCAAAAACAACAACCAAAAAGATGAACGAACTTCTTAGAAAAATGCGCTCGATCTTCCTGTAA